The genomic region ACTTTTATAATTTATTGCTGAACGCACTGATCGCTGTCTAAAAGAGGTGCATAGTTTCCAATCCTGAGGAAATTTGTTTCTTCAAAGTATCCATTCGTAGAACGCATATATGTATTTCCACACACACCATAGAAGGTGAATACCTTTATAAAGTTTGAGTCATTTTCTCCACTTCTACTTTCATCACACTCTTCGTCGCTTCCATTTCCAAAAAAACCTAAAAACTTATAACAAGCTCCATAGGACTTGGTATCTCCTTCAGACTTAACCCTCCAGCCGAGTGAGACTGGACCTAAAACGTTTCTTCCAGCGCTTGCTAATGTTTCCATAGTATGGCGATTAGGCGCCTTAGAATCGTGCAGTAATACTCTGTAAAAGTAACCTCGTGTAGCTTTTTGCTGATTAATTGATCCATTAATAGCGCTAGAGATATTTATAAATGCGGTATAGATAAAAATAAGAAACGGTAGAAATATTACAAACTCAAAGATAGCTTGACCTTTTTCATCACCTAATAGG from Halobacteriovorax sp. HLS harbors:
- a CDS encoding TadE/TadG family type IV pilus assembly protein, encoding MAVKKKKNIFLLGDEKGQAIFEFVIFLPFLIFIYTAFINISSAINGSINQQKATRGYFYRVLLHDSKAPNRHTMETLASAGRNVLGPVSLGWRVKSEGDTKSYGACYKFLGFFGNGSDEECDESRSGENDSNFIKVFTFYGVCGNTYMRSTNGYFEETNFLRIGNYAPLLDSDQCVQQ